In Shouchella patagoniensis, the following are encoded in one genomic region:
- a CDS encoding PH domain-containing protein, protein MRKEPEQRLPKKAINVWRLQNTIDTVLFALLPTVYYFVQLYIFQSFYQWITWVLIGFVILYGLTKIVIWPVIQWHRFRYEVHEDEVDIKQGVIIVRRTLVPMVRVQHVDTEQGPILRKYKMAAVSITSAATTHMIPTLFIEDADSLRDQISRLASVHEDE, encoded by the coding sequence ATGAGAAAAGAGCCTGAGCAAAGGTTACCTAAAAAAGCGATAAATGTGTGGCGGTTACAAAACACAATTGACACCGTTTTATTCGCGCTACTTCCAACAGTTTACTATTTTGTTCAGTTATACATATTTCAGTCATTTTATCAATGGATTACATGGGTGTTAATAGGGTTTGTTATTCTTTATGGATTAACAAAAATAGTCATTTGGCCAGTGATTCAATGGCATCGATTTAGGTATGAAGTGCATGAAGATGAAGTGGATATTAAGCAAGGGGTTATTATTGTACGACGGACATTGGTACCAATGGTGCGTGTCCAACATGTTGATACGGAACAGGGACCAATCTTACGTAAATACAAAATGGCTGCGGTCTCGATAACATCTGCAGCAACAACCCATATGATTCCAACTTTATTTATAGAAGATGCTGATTCCTTGCGTGATCAAATATCGAGGTTAGCATCGGTGCATGAAGATGAATGA